In Deinococcus psychrotolerans, a genomic segment contains:
- a CDS encoding polysaccharide deacetylase family protein, whose product MKCRTRVILGGAAGLTAYYGLPYLLVQVVGLGLVREGSRSHYDLALTFDDGPDPSTTPAVLNALAAVGARATFFVVVDKAEAHPDLIARMLSAGHQVELHAVKHRHTWLRSPWGALLEPRRGAARLSKVLGRPVRYHRPPHGAYTLATVLGQRWAGLTGAHWSVESRDWHPDFSAQAVRERVLSRSRPGAVTVMHDAGPGAAKTVAALPVLLSELQARGYAFHPLATLPGLAPLGRAGLLRRISGITDLIFDRLSHIEPVTQRADNAFRVGVTRLPFGPITLKTGQVIEKGAKVLDLHVRSDHMVDFGVKRGMRRATAWDLPWLADEITRRPDWKDAQGIYTLGTLTSLAAMFGFETYDLPSAEAQRLTRWANWLRRAYGTQKEANSARLSIIGMDAFLARYLGKGKDQAEGGPAPASRL is encoded by the coding sequence GTGAAGTGCCGCACGCGGGTCATTCTCGGCGGCGCGGCGGGTTTGACGGCTTATTACGGCCTGCCTTATCTGCTGGTGCAGGTTGTGGGCCTCGGGTTGGTCAGGGAGGGAAGCCGCAGCCATTACGACCTCGCCCTGACTTTCGATGACGGCCCCGACCCTAGTACCACCCCCGCTGTGCTGAACGCGCTGGCGGCAGTCGGGGCACGCGCCACTTTTTTTGTGGTGGTCGACAAGGCCGAAGCCCACCCCGATTTGATCGCCCGAATGCTCTCGGCAGGCCACCAAGTCGAACTGCACGCCGTCAAGCACCGCCACACTTGGCTGCGGAGTCCTTGGGGAGCGCTTCTCGAACCCCGGCGCGGCGCGGCGCGGCTCTCAAAGGTGCTGGGCCGTCCGGTGCGCTACCACCGCCCACCGCACGGCGCTTATACCCTCGCCACGGTGCTGGGTCAGCGCTGGGCCGGGCTCACCGGCGCACATTGGAGCGTGGAGTCCCGCGATTGGCACCCTGACTTTTCGGCGCAGGCGGTGCGCGAGCGGGTGTTGTCGCGCTCGCGGCCCGGCGCGGTCACCGTGATGCACGATGCTGGCCCCGGCGCGGCCAAAACGGTGGCGGCGTTACCGGTGTTGCTCAGCGAGCTTCAAGCGAGGGGCTACGCCTTTCATCCCTTAGCCACTTTACCGGGCCTCGCGCCGCTGGGCCGGGCCGGGTTGCTTCGCCGCATTTCTGGCATCACCGATTTGATTTTTGACCGTCTCAGCCACATCGAGCCGGTAACTCAGCGGGCCGACAACGCTTTTCGGGTCGGGGTGACACGTCTTCCGTTCGGGCCCATCACCTTGAAAACAGGTCAGGTCATCGAAAAGGGTGCAAAAGTGCTGGATTTGCACGTCCGCAGCGATCATATGGTGGATTTCGGCGTCAAGCGTGGGATGCGGCGGGCGACGGCGTGGGATTTACCCTGGCTGGCCGACGAAATTACGCGCCGCCCCGATTGGAAAGACGCGCAGGGCATTTATACGCTTGGCACATTGACCTCGCTGGCCGCCATGTTCGGCTTCGAAACCTATGACTTGCCGTCTGCGGAGGCCCAGCGCCTGACCCGCTGGGCCAACTGGCTGCGCCGCGCCTACGGCACGCAAAAAGAAGCGAACAGCGCTCGCCTGAGCATCATCGGTATGGACGCTTTTTTAGCGCGGTATTTGGGCAAAGGCAAAGACCAAGCCGAGGGCGGCCCCGCGCCTGCGAGTCGGCTTTAA
- a CDS encoding LptF/LptG family permease, whose translation MRLTRYVTRELLPPLIAGTLMFTAVLSFGYFFISSQFIVGAPIALIVRWIAYQVPDTLVKIFPMAVVLMVVVAFGRMATERELVAVQSGGISLGRLARPAAILALLVTALSVWLSLWAAPAANVATRSLYWDVLTSAGLSTLSGKTVDLGKGLLLSLTSYDTKTQLMNGVRIEQWGADASKPQQATIIFAESGTFTGNEIKLNKYQLYTANYAGVQALSQIPDTDPAAFREAVQTIFPLGVTAPSDPNAPLIIDTGLSRAETLAKYADAIGADSAGWPQLITQLTAPNVPQTERDAARLTLNRKLSLPFGNLVLALVALPFALRFGRSLGVALGSALLISVVYYLLFFVGLTVAGQSAALSEVGAWLANIIFFFTGLWLLRRA comes from the coding sequence ATGCGCCTGACCCGTTACGTCACCCGCGAACTCTTGCCGCCGCTCATCGCCGGAACGTTGATGTTTACCGCCGTGCTGAGCTTTGGTTACTTTTTTATCAGCTCGCAGTTTATCGTCGGTGCGCCCATCGCGCTGATCGTGCGCTGGATCGCGTATCAAGTCCCCGATACCCTGGTCAAAATCTTTCCGATGGCCGTCGTGCTGATGGTGGTGGTGGCCTTTGGCCGGATGGCCACCGAGCGTGAACTGGTGGCGGTGCAGTCCGGCGGCATTTCGCTGGGCCGCCTGGCGCGTCCGGCGGCCATTTTGGCGCTGCTGGTCACGGCTTTGTCGGTGTGGCTTTCGCTGTGGGCGGCTCCGGCAGCCAATGTCGCCACCCGCAGCCTTTATTGGGACGTGCTGACCAGCGCGGGCCTCAGCACCCTTAGCGGCAAAACGGTGGACTTGGGCAAGGGATTACTGCTGAGTCTGACCAGTTACGACACCAAAACCCAGCTCATGAACGGTGTGCGGATTGAGCAGTGGGGCGCAGACGCCAGCAAGCCCCAGCAGGCCACCATCATTTTTGCCGAAAGCGGGACATTCACCGGCAATGAAATCAAGCTCAACAAGTACCAGCTCTACACCGCCAACTATGCGGGCGTGCAGGCGCTGAGCCAGATTCCCGACACCGATCCAGCCGCTTTTCGGGAAGCGGTGCAGACTATTTTTCCGCTGGGTGTGACGGCCCCGAGCGATCCCAACGCGCCGCTGATTATTGACACTGGCCTGTCACGGGCCGAGACGCTGGCCAAATACGCCGACGCCATTGGCGCGGACTCGGCAGGCTGGCCGCAGCTCATCACCCAGCTCACCGCCCCGAATGTGCCGCAGACCGAGCGCGACGCCGCCCGCCTGACCCTCAACCGCAAATTGTCGCTGCCGTTCGGCAACCTGGTGCTGGCGCTGGTGGCTTTGCCGTTTGCCCTGCGCTTCGGGCGCAGTTTGGGCGTGGCGCTCGGCAGCGCCCTGCTGATTTCGGTGGTGTATTACCTGCTGTTCTTCGTGGGCCTGACCGTCGCGGGCCAGAGCGCAGCGCTGAGCGAAGTGGGCGCGTGGCTGGCCAATATAATCTTCTTTTTCACGGGCCTGTGGCTCCTGAGACGGGCCTGA
- a CDS encoding FUN14 domain-containing protein, translating to MSSAPAASPADSSLAHSLSQAILPLLPPLSLGAVLGFAAGYAVRVVGRVALLIVGLLFVAIQLLSYFDLISVNWLRFEALSGPWLQDSGKSVWNWVSGVLTHDLPFGGAFVVGLLLGLRSR from the coding sequence GTGTCTTCAGCTCCCGCCGCTTCCCCCGCCGATTCGTCGCTGGCCCACAGCCTTTCGCAGGCTATCTTGCCGCTGTTGCCGCCGCTGTCGCTGGGCGCGGTCTTGGGCTTCGCGGCGGGCTACGCCGTGCGGGTGGTGGGCCGCGTGGCCCTGCTGATCGTCGGCCTGCTGTTCGTGGCGATTCAACTGCTCTCGTACTTTGACCTCATTAGCGTCAACTGGCTGCGCTTTGAAGCGCTCAGCGGCCCCTGGCTGCAAGACAGTGGCAAAAGCGTTTGGAACTGGGTGTCCGGCGTGCTGACCCATGATCTGCCGTTTGGCGGCGCGTTCGTGGTCGGGCTGCTGCTGGGGCTGCGCAGCCGCTGA
- a CDS encoding ABC transporter ATP-binding protein, whose protein sequence is MTKSSLAPVRPAIEVKGLQKRYKDQVVLEEVSLGVKPGEVYALTGPNGAGKTTLIRCMTGLAFPTGGEVTIMGRDVHSDGPRARANLGAVVEAPAKFYPQFSGSQNLSMHAQLAAMAPGTKKISRDRVREVLALLELTRMADRPVGQYSLGQRQRLGVAAAILAEPKVLILDEPTSGLDPLGIGLIHRIVTGLATSGCAVILSTHHLREIATYAHTVGILTGGRMVDSVDLRARQAAYRFRVDDPVGATQILSALPYVKKATTRTPYAIAHLGGESRVPDALSQLTSAGIRVFEASPDHFDLYEYYRERVEQN, encoded by the coding sequence GTGACGAAATCCTCACTTGCTCCCGTGCGCCCGGCCATTGAGGTCAAGGGCCTTCAGAAACGCTACAAAGATCAGGTGGTGCTCGAAGAAGTCTCGCTGGGCGTCAAACCCGGCGAGGTTTATGCCTTGACCGGCCCCAACGGTGCGGGCAAAACCACCTTGATCCGCTGTATGACTGGCCTCGCCTTTCCGACTGGCGGCGAGGTCACGATCATGGGCCGCGACGTTCACAGCGACGGCCCGCGTGCCCGCGCCAACTTGGGCGCAGTGGTGGAAGCGCCGGCCAAGTTTTACCCGCAGTTTTCCGGCTCGCAGAACTTGAGCATGCACGCCCAGCTCGCGGCAATGGCCCCCGGCACCAAAAAAATCAGCCGTGACCGGGTGCGCGAGGTGCTGGCCCTCCTCGAACTCACCCGCATGGCTGACCGCCCGGTGGGGCAGTATTCGCTGGGGCAGCGGCAGCGTCTCGGCGTGGCGGCAGCGATTCTGGCCGAACCCAAAGTGCTGATCCTCGATGAGCCGACTTCGGGGCTTGATCCTTTGGGCATCGGCCTGATTCACCGGATCGTGACCGGGCTAGCCACCAGCGGCTGCGCGGTGATTTTGAGCACCCACCACTTGCGCGAAATCGCCACCTATGCCCACACCGTCGGCATTCTGACCGGCGGGCGGATGGTCGACTCGGTAGACCTCCGCGCCCGCCAAGCGGCTTACCGTTTTCGGGTGGACGATCCGGTGGGAGCCACCCAGATTCTCTCAGCGCTGCCTTATGTCAAAAAGGCGACGACCCGCACGCCCTACGCCATCGCCCACCTCGGCGGCGAGTCACGTGTACCTGACGCGCTCTCGCAACTCACCTCGGCGGGCATCCGGGTGTTTGAGGCCAGCCCCGACCATTTTGACCTCTACGAGTACTACCGCGAACGGGTGGAGCAAAACTGA
- a CDS encoding RNA polymerase sigma factor translates to MMSLPEDVIDSALFAQLESGDEAAWQAFISLYERRMYAYLYRLEGHAEDALDLTQEVFYRAWRSIRTFRVGERALPWLYQIARNTQIEKHRRKQLGRFSLEEAQDEVGFEVVSTSRSPVQEAESAQTQDRVQRALMQLAPEYREAVVLRFVEDLPYDDIARIQGVALGTAKSRVYRAKEQLSSLLTSLSDIH, encoded by the coding sequence ATGATGAGTTTGCCTGAAGATGTGATTGACTCCGCCTTGTTCGCTCAACTCGAGAGCGGCGACGAAGCGGCGTGGCAGGCTTTTATCTCGCTCTACGAACGGCGAATGTACGCTTATTTGTACCGCCTCGAAGGCCACGCCGAAGACGCCCTAGACCTAACCCAAGAAGTTTTTTACCGGGCTTGGCGCTCGATTCGCACCTTCAGGGTTGGAGAGCGGGCGCTGCCGTGGCTGTACCAAATTGCCCGCAACACCCAAATCGAAAAGCACCGCCGCAAGCAGCTCGGCCGTTTTTCGCTCGAAGAAGCCCAAGACGAGGTGGGCTTTGAGGTGGTCAGCACCTCGCGCAGTCCGGTGCAGGAAGCCGAGAGCGCTCAGACCCAAGACCGCGTGCAGCGTGCTTTGATGCAGCTCGCCCCCGAATACCGCGAGGCGGTGGTGCTGCGCTTTGTCGAAGACCTGCCTTACGACGACATCGCCCGCATTCAGGGCGTGGCCCTCGGCACCGCCAAAAGCCGGGTGTACCGCGCCAAAGAGCAGCTCTCGTCGCTGCTGACGAGTCTCAGCGATATTCACTGA
- the der gene encoding ribosome biogenesis GTPase Der — protein sequence MHKVAIVGRPNVGKSSLFNRLVGRREAVVADFPGVTRDAKEGLMMYQNHRIILIDTGGLWSGDEWEQAIREKAEWAMEGAQSVIFVTDPREGLSAADYEVADWLRKLGKPVIVAANKIDSPKHETYLADLWGLGFGDPVALSAEHARGLDDLLDRVMEHMPEDTEDVPDIAPIRISFIGRPNVGKSSLLNALTGTERVIVADQPGTTRDSVDVEWDYSGQRFVLVDTAGIRKRPDTSIEEYAIERSKTAIERSDVIWLVVNASEIGDHELKLANLSYESGKPVIVVVNKWDLVPDEELKRTERELNEKLHHIAYAPRVYTSAINDYGIHDMLAEAMKLYEKWQSRVPTSELNRWLGIWTMKQRMPNFHGKSLRMYFMTQVETAPPTFAVFCNRADFVTRAYEGFLMNRIREDLGMAGVPVRLKWKEKGPYKKGKKGGDDEE from the coding sequence ATGCATAAAGTCGCTATTGTAGGCCGCCCCAACGTGGGCAAGTCGAGTCTTTTCAACCGTCTGGTGGGCCGCCGCGAGGCCGTCGTGGCCGACTTCCCCGGCGTGACCCGTGACGCCAAAGAAGGCCTGATGATGTACCAGAACCACCGGATCATTTTGATCGATACCGGCGGACTGTGGAGTGGCGACGAGTGGGAACAGGCCATTCGTGAAAAAGCCGAGTGGGCCATGGAAGGCGCTCAGAGCGTGATTTTCGTGACCGACCCACGCGAGGGGCTGTCGGCTGCCGACTACGAGGTGGCCGATTGGCTGCGCAAGCTCGGCAAGCCGGTGATCGTGGCCGCCAACAAAATCGATTCGCCCAAGCACGAAACCTACCTCGCCGATCTGTGGGGCTTGGGCTTCGGCGATCCGGTGGCGCTCAGTGCCGAGCACGCACGCGGCCTAGACGACCTGCTCGACCGCGTGATGGAGCACATGCCCGAAGATACCGAAGACGTGCCGGACATCGCGCCGATTCGCATTTCGTTTATCGGGCGGCCCAACGTGGGCAAGTCCAGCTTGCTCAATGCCCTGACCGGCACCGAGCGCGTCATCGTGGCCGATCAGCCCGGCACCACCCGCGACAGCGTGGACGTGGAATGGGATTACTCGGGTCAGCGCTTCGTGCTGGTCGACACGGCGGGTATTCGCAAGCGGCCCGACACCAGCATCGAGGAATACGCCATTGAGCGCTCCAAGACCGCCATCGAGCGCAGCGACGTGATCTGGTTGGTGGTCAACGCCAGCGAGATCGGCGATCACGAACTCAAGCTCGCCAACCTCTCGTATGAGAGCGGCAAGCCCGTCATTGTGGTGGTCAACAAGTGGGATCTGGTGCCCGACGAAGAACTCAAACGCACCGAGCGCGAACTCAACGAAAAGCTCCACCACATCGCCTACGCGCCCCGCGTCTATACCTCGGCCATCAACGATTACGGCATCCACGACATGCTGGCCGAAGCCATGAAACTCTATGAAAAGTGGCAAAGCCGCGTGCCGACCAGCGAACTCAACAGGTGGCTGGGTATCTGGACGATGAAACAGCGGATGCCCAACTTCCACGGCAAGTCGCTGCGGATGTACTTTATGACGCAGGTGGAAACCGCGCCGCCAACTTTTGCGGTCTTTTGCAACCGCGCCGATTTCGTGACGCGGGCTTACGAGGGCTTTTTGATGAACCGTATCCGCGAGGATCTGGGGATGGCGGGCGTGCCGGTGCGCCTGAAATGGAAAGAGAAAGGGCCATACAAGAAAGGCAAGAAGGGCGGAGACGACGAAGAGTAA
- the hisA gene encoding 1-(5-phosphoribosyl)-5-[(5-phosphoribosylamino)methylideneamino]imidazole-4-carboxamide isomerase, protein MTSSSPAPSLAPLILPCVDIQQGRAVRLYEGDPERETVYFDSPLKAAEHWVARGAGMLHLVDLDAATGRGENKAIIAEIVGAVGVPVEVGGGIRDHKSAEALLQLGVARVVIGTAAVAHPELVSELLAAHGPERVVVSVDARAEGGRLEVATHGWAQGSGVQVAEITADLAGRGLEILIFTDVSRDGTLRGLDAALMAEIRKLWINTLIVGGGVRDLQDVALLEALKVQGAIVGRAIYEGTLPYPLPV, encoded by the coding sequence ATGACCAGCTCTTCTCCAGCTCCTTCCCTCGCGCCGCTGATTTTGCCGTGCGTGGACATCCAGCAGGGCCGCGCCGTGCGCTTATACGAAGGCGACCCCGAGCGCGAAACGGTGTATTTCGATTCGCCGCTGAAGGCCGCCGAGCACTGGGTGGCGCGGGGCGCGGGGATGCTTCACCTCGTTGACCTGGACGCCGCCACCGGACGCGGCGAAAATAAAGCCATCATCGCTGAGATTGTGGGCGCAGTGGGCGTGCCGGTCGAGGTCGGCGGCGGTATCCGTGACCACAAAAGTGCCGAGGCGCTGCTGCAACTCGGTGTGGCGCGGGTGGTGATCGGCACGGCGGCGGTTGCCCATCCCGAGCTGGTGAGCGAACTGCTCGCCGCGCACGGCCCCGAGCGGGTGGTGGTCAGCGTGGACGCCCGCGCTGAAGGTGGGCGCTTAGAAGTCGCCACCCACGGCTGGGCACAGGGCAGCGGCGTGCAGGTGGCCGAGATCACCGCCGACCTCGCCGGACGCGGCTTAGAGATCCTGATCTTTACCGATGTCAGCCGCGACGGAACTTTGCGAGGCCTCGACGCCGCTCTGATGGCTGAAATCCGCAAGTTGTGGATCAATACCTTGATTGTGGGCGGCGGCGTGCGCGACCTTCAAGACGTGGCCTTGCTCGAAGCCCTCAAGGTTCAGGGCGCAATCGTGGGCCGCGCCATTTATGAAGGGACGTTGCCTTATCCGCTGCCGGTTTAG
- a CDS encoding glycosyltransferase, with protein sequence MRIGFVTTTYLPSRNGVATSTALFAQGLRSLGHEVSIYAPNHPTRPPAEDGVYRLPSTMMGTPADYPVLLWPNPPAVAGLPLRGTDIFHTMHPFLPGILARFWARRFQTPVVFTAHTQYEQYLHYAPLVPRRVSRSLTRAHVAAFARSVDQVLVPGRAMAEMLGDYGYGGSVALMPNPVNLQAFQAADTPEIRRAVRERYGVPDEAPLVISLGRLAAEKNLDVMLRAFDEARQRRPDLRLLVVGDGPVKSALEARRPQGAVFTGALPYAEVPQLLAAADVFITASTSEVLPMSMIEALAAGTPLVAARSPAAEDLIHTSALLGENGLIREAHAGALAEGLLSALEPATLPRRRAAARASAQQYDLRVRAKALLGVYEGLLSKRSSVT encoded by the coding sequence GTGCGGATTGGCTTTGTCACCACCACTTATCTTCCCTCGCGCAATGGGGTCGCGACCAGCACCGCTTTGTTCGCGCAGGGTTTGCGCTCACTCGGCCACGAGGTCAGCATCTACGCGCCCAACCACCCTACCCGCCCCCCCGCTGAGGACGGCGTGTACCGCCTGCCCAGTACCATGATGGGCACGCCCGCCGATTATCCAGTGCTGTTGTGGCCCAATCCGCCAGCGGTGGCAGGCTTGCCGCTGCGGGGCACCGACATTTTCCATACCATGCACCCGTTTTTGCCGGGGATTTTGGCCCGCTTTTGGGCGCGGCGCTTTCAGACGCCGGTGGTATTTACCGCCCACACCCAGTACGAGCAGTACCTGCACTACGCGCCGCTGGTGCCGCGCCGGGTCAGCCGCAGCCTCACGCGGGCGCACGTGGCGGCCTTTGCCCGCAGCGTGGATCAGGTGCTGGTGCCGGGGCGGGCGATGGCCGAGATGCTCGGCGATTACGGCTACGGCGGCTCGGTGGCCCTGATGCCCAATCCGGTCAATTTGCAGGCGTTTCAGGCGGCAGACACGCCAGAGATTCGCCGGGCCGTTCGGGAGCGCTACGGGGTGCCGGATGAGGCTCCGCTGGTGATTTCGCTGGGCCGTTTGGCCGCCGAAAAAAATCTGGACGTGATGTTGCGGGCCTTTGACGAAGCCCGTCAGCGCCGCCCCGACCTCCGGCTGCTGGTGGTGGGCGACGGGCCGGTGAAGTCCGCGCTGGAAGCCCGCAGGCCGCAGGGCGCGGTGTTTACCGGAGCGCTGCCTTACGCGGAAGTGCCGCAGCTCTTGGCCGCCGCCGACGTGTTCATCACCGCCAGCACCAGTGAAGTCTTGCCGATGTCGATGATCGAGGCGCTGGCGGCAGGCACACCATTGGTGGCCGCCCGCAGTCCAGCTGCCGAAGACCTGATTCACACCAGTGCGCTGCTCGGCGAAAACGGCCTGATCAGAGAGGCCCACGCGGGAGCGCTTGCCGAGGGCCTGCTAAGCGCTCTCGAACCCGCAACCTTGCCGCGCCGCCGCGCCGCGGCCAGAGCCAGTGCTCAGCAATACGATTTGCGGGTACGGGCCAAGGCCTTGCTGGGCGTGTACGAAGGCTTGCTCTCTAAGCGTTCGTCCGTTACTTAG
- a CDS encoding PIG-L deacetylase family protein has protein sequence MTAAPTSLNLATANPTKMKLLLILPHPDDEVYGASGTSMDLIEQGHTVGLVTLTRGEAGRTLGLCNTPEELAKLRELELRACLDVIGLQVHEQLSFPDKYLKDQPFEPLVEAARDAMQRHKPETVLAFPPNGSNGHPDHITAHRAVKAAWDSLPEQERPKLWYYASEKPPENEELLAMWIPPNIKRDVSRHITRKLQAIACHRSQALSTVDFIRKFPERILEETFYEVEQIQVEKKPAGV, from the coding sequence ATGACTGCCGCCCCAACTTCACTGAACCTGGCCACCGCCAACCCAACCAAGATGAAACTCCTGCTGATTCTTCCCCACCCCGACGACGAAGTGTACGGCGCGTCCGGCACCTCGATGGACTTGATTGAACAGGGCCACACGGTTGGCCTCGTGACCCTGACACGCGGCGAAGCGGGACGCACGCTGGGCCTGTGCAACACGCCCGAGGAACTCGCCAAGCTGCGCGAGTTGGAGCTGCGGGCCTGCTTGGACGTGATCGGACTGCAAGTACACGAGCAGCTCAGCTTTCCCGACAAGTACCTCAAAGACCAGCCGTTTGAGCCGCTGGTCGAGGCCGCCCGCGACGCCATGCAGCGCCACAAACCCGAAACCGTACTGGCTTTTCCGCCGAACGGCAGCAACGGCCACCCCGACCACATCACTGCTCACAGAGCCGTCAAAGCCGCTTGGGACAGCTTACCGGAACAGGAGCGGCCCAAGCTGTGGTATTACGCCTCCGAAAAGCCGCCGGAAAATGAAGAGCTTCTGGCCATGTGGATCCCGCCCAATATCAAGCGCGACGTGAGCCGCCACATCACCCGCAAACTGCAAGCGATTGCCTGCCACCGCTCCCAGGCGCTGAGCACGGTGGATTTTATTCGCAAATTTCCTGAACGCATCTTGGAAGAAACATTTTATGAGGTGGAGCAAATTCAAGTGGAAAAAAAGCCGGCTGGCGTGTAA
- a CDS encoding MGDG synthase family glycosyltransferase yields MAGQYNLLFHGPVAPETGLTAMRALILSASFGSGHHQANAAVGEALRTLLPSTEARQTDFLRHLRGYERQIVLGTYLAWLRHSPESYRWYYRFTDRETEPKTIRDTYKWMGREGLRRELQSYQPEVVVSSYPTPAAVAGHLREREGFDFLNVLVVTDYRVHQHWVRPEADLLLVPTAETGRQMVERGIPEERVVVTGIPIHPRYRELIGADRTGLRLKHGLKPDVPLLLMSGGGQATYRSLEKVISQLGLLERPVQVLVLGGNGASGEVAVEQRGQASVYRLGFTNAFAELLAASDLVVGKAGGLTVAEATTLGVPMIIYDPIPGQEEYNADYLVRGDAAIWCKSLAEVRPAVIRALESAEHALLSAGALRLSVPDAADRAAQAILTAFGERQKR; encoded by the coding sequence GTGGCTGGCCAATATAATCTTCTTTTTCACGGGCCTGTGGCTCCTGAGACGGGCCTGACGGCGATGCGGGCGCTGATTCTCTCGGCCTCGTTTGGCAGCGGCCATCACCAGGCCAACGCGGCGGTGGGCGAGGCGCTGCGTACCCTGCTGCCCAGCACCGAGGCCCGCCAAACTGACTTTTTGCGCCACCTGCGCGGCTATGAGCGCCAGATCGTGCTGGGCACTTACTTGGCTTGGCTGCGGCACAGCCCCGAGAGCTACCGCTGGTATTACCGCTTCACCGACCGGGAAACGGAGCCGAAAACCATCCGCGACACCTACAAATGGATGGGCCGCGAGGGGCTTCGGCGCGAGCTGCAAAGTTATCAGCCAGAGGTGGTCGTCAGCTCGTACCCGACCCCGGCGGCGGTGGCGGGGCACCTGCGTGAGCGCGAGGGCTTTGATTTCCTGAATGTGCTGGTGGTCACGGATTACCGGGTGCATCAGCACTGGGTGCGGCCCGAAGCCGACTTGCTGCTGGTGCCGACGGCCGAAACTGGGCGTCAGATGGTCGAGCGCGGCATTCCTGAAGAGCGGGTGGTGGTCACGGGCATTCCGATTCACCCGCGCTACCGCGAGCTGATCGGTGCGGACCGGACTGGCCTGCGTCTCAAGCACGGCCTCAAGCCGGACGTGCCGCTGCTGCTGATGTCGGGCGGTGGGCAGGCCACTTACCGCAGCTTAGAAAAAGTCATCTCTCAGCTCGGCTTGCTGGAGCGGCCCGTGCAGGTGCTGGTGCTGGGCGGCAACGGCGCAAGCGGTGAGGTGGCCGTGGAGCAACGTGGCCAAGCCAGCGTCTACCGGCTGGGCTTTACCAACGCCTTTGCTGAACTGCTGGCCGCTTCCGACTTGGTGGTGGGCAAAGCCGGAGGGCTGACGGTGGCCGAGGCGACCACACTGGGCGTGCCGATGATTATTTATGATCCGATTCCCGGACAAGAAGAGTACAACGCCGATTACTTGGTGCGCGGAGACGCGGCGATTTGGTGCAAGAGCTTGGCCGAAGTGCGCCCCGCTGTGATACGCGCTTTAGAGAGTGCCGAACACGCCCTTCTGAGCGCTGGAGCTTTGCGCCTCAGCGTGCCCGACGCCGCCGACCGCGCTGCACAGGCCATTCTCACGGCGTTCGGGGAGCGCCAGAAGCGGTGA
- a CDS encoding FKBP-type peptidyl-prolyl cis-trans isomerase has protein sequence MNISNDKVVEIEYTLTVNGEVVDKSESGEPLTYLQGHGNIISGLEKALEGKSAGDHMMVTVQPKDGYGERNEDDIQVIAREDFEDDIEVGATYFAQAEDGSVTPFTVMGLDGDDVTVDFNPPLAGEVLNFDVTIKSVRDATEDELAHGHAHGEDDDQDDEF, from the coding sequence ATGAACATCAGTAACGATAAAGTGGTAGAAATCGAATACACCTTGACCGTCAACGGCGAAGTGGTGGACAAGAGCGAGAGCGGGGAGCCGCTGACCTACTTGCAAGGCCACGGCAATATCATTTCCGGCTTGGAAAAGGCCTTGGAAGGTAAATCGGCAGGCGATCACATGATGGTCACGGTGCAGCCCAAAGACGGCTACGGCGAGCGCAATGAAGACGACATTCAAGTGATTGCCCGCGAAGACTTCGAAGACGACATCGAAGTGGGAGCCACCTACTTTGCTCAGGCCGAAGACGGCAGCGTGACGCCCTTTACCGTGATGGGCTTAGACGGCGACGACGTGACGGTCGACTTTAACCCGCCGCTGGCCGGAGAAGTGCTTAATTTTGACGTGACCATCAAGAGTGTGCGCGACGCGACAGAAGACGAGTTGGCGCACGGCCACGCCCACGGCGAAGACGACGATCAAGACGACGAGTTCTAG